The Puntigrus tetrazona isolate hp1 chromosome 3, ASM1883169v1, whole genome shotgun sequence genome contains a region encoding:
- the LOC122332149 gene encoding Ig heavy chain V region 914 has product MKSALCLLLLSFSLQRTKCQSMESIESTVVKKPGETLALSCRGSGFSFSCCSMHWIRQQAGKPLVWMGRVHSGGSGNDYSDSFNRRIEITRDNSKNMVYLKLSGLTAEDSAVYFCAKQAQ; this is encoded by the exons ATGAAGAGTGCACTCTGTTTACTGCTGCTCTCATTCAGCTTACAAC GTACAAAATGTCAAAGTATGGAGTCCATTGAAAGCACAGTAGTGAAAAAGCCTGGAGAAACTCTGGCTCTGTCCTGTAGAGGATCTGGGTTCAGCTTTAGCTGCTGTAGCATGCACTGGATCAGACAACAAGCTGGAAAACCCCTTGTGTGGATGGGACGTGTTCATAGTGGTGGCAGCGGCAATGACTACTCTGACTCTTTCAACAGACGAATTGAAATCACCAGAGATAATTCAAAGAATATGGTTTATCTGAAACTATCAGGCCTGACAGCAGAAGACTCAGCCgtgtatttttgtgcaaagCAAGCACAGTGA